The proteins below are encoded in one region of Aeromonas jandaei:
- the dhaR gene encoding dihydroxyacetone kinase operon transcriptional regulator DhaR: MPSDLQPLLAWPDYLQASWLRCAHQTSATLWHPPHSAKGQTLQSLRQRKRDLLTTGEMALEDLYEFMEGRPCALLLTDESGCLLAQTGHPDTLRELAALGFGPGAFFSEGRIGTNAINLAALEGVPLCVSGPQHFNQTLHPWHSCASPVYNSNGRQVAIIALICKVEEASAGDLALTVSAGRELAHLLQMETLMQESQHHLSELYALLDGMDDGVLAWDPQGRLRYLNALAAQRLRLDPALCLGQPLEQHLLLPQRLQLAIRGQTPLSHVEVTLERLGAQEGEFINALVSLKPLPGPEGVSFIALLHPVDRLRAIHQLRQTVPELSALVGESSAMRKLLRYARQAAQSQGPILLRGEEEVGKAQLAEAIHFGSERAAGPLITLNCKALPSERMALELMGSDEAGQERAGKFELAHGGTLVLEQVECLSAPMQAALLQLLKTGRIQRFDSARILPLKVRIIATSSAPLEQLVQEGLFGRQLLYALQACELWLPGLRERAADLPGLISQQLAAQGREPVRQFSPAALDCLLAYPWPGNLGELRSAVEHALLHAGQGPIPPEALPAAIRHGYQRVADEVVGQPLLTLAELERQAILRCAHACKGQVSQMAQHLGISRTTLWRRLKLLEIDPADYHG, encoded by the coding sequence ATGCCATCTGACCTTCAGCCGCTGCTCGCTTGGCCCGACTATCTGCAGGCATCCTGGCTGCGCTGCGCCCACCAGACCAGTGCCACCCTCTGGCATCCGCCCCACAGCGCCAAGGGGCAGACCTTGCAGAGCCTGCGCCAGCGCAAGCGCGACCTGCTCACCACCGGCGAGATGGCCCTCGAAGATCTCTACGAATTTATGGAGGGGCGCCCCTGCGCCCTGCTGCTCACCGACGAGAGCGGCTGCCTGCTAGCCCAGACCGGTCATCCCGACACCCTGCGCGAGCTGGCGGCGCTGGGGTTTGGCCCCGGCGCCTTTTTCAGCGAGGGGCGTATCGGCACCAATGCTATCAATCTGGCGGCGCTGGAGGGAGTGCCGCTCTGCGTCAGCGGCCCCCAGCACTTCAACCAGACCCTCCACCCCTGGCACAGCTGCGCCAGCCCGGTCTACAACAGCAATGGCCGTCAGGTCGCCATCATCGCTTTGATCTGCAAGGTAGAGGAGGCGAGCGCTGGCGATCTGGCGCTCACCGTCAGTGCCGGGCGCGAGCTGGCCCATCTGCTGCAGATGGAGACCCTGATGCAGGAGTCCCAGCACCACCTGAGCGAGCTTTATGCCCTGCTCGATGGCATGGATGACGGCGTGCTGGCCTGGGATCCGCAGGGGCGGCTGCGCTACCTCAACGCGCTGGCGGCACAACGGCTGCGGCTTGATCCGGCGCTCTGCCTCGGCCAGCCGCTGGAGCAGCACCTGCTGTTGCCCCAGCGGTTGCAGCTGGCCATCAGGGGGCAGACGCCACTGAGTCATGTGGAGGTGACGCTGGAGCGGCTCGGCGCGCAGGAGGGGGAGTTCATCAATGCGCTGGTGAGCCTCAAGCCGTTGCCGGGGCCGGAGGGGGTCAGCTTTATCGCCCTGCTGCACCCGGTCGATCGGCTGCGGGCCATTCACCAGTTGCGCCAGACGGTGCCCGAGCTGTCGGCACTGGTGGGCGAATCGAGCGCCATGCGCAAGCTGCTGCGCTACGCCCGCCAGGCGGCCCAGAGTCAGGGGCCGATCCTGCTGCGCGGCGAGGAGGAGGTGGGCAAGGCCCAGCTGGCGGAGGCGATCCACTTTGGCAGCGAACGGGCCGCCGGGCCGCTCATTACCCTCAACTGCAAGGCGCTGCCGAGCGAGCGGATGGCGCTGGAGCTGATGGGCTCCGATGAGGCGGGGCAGGAGCGGGCGGGCAAGTTCGAGCTGGCCCACGGCGGCACGCTCGTGCTGGAGCAGGTGGAGTGCCTCTCTGCCCCCATGCAGGCGGCGCTGCTGCAACTGCTCAAGACCGGCCGCATCCAGCGCTTCGATTCGGCCCGCATTCTGCCGCTCAAGGTGCGGATCATCGCCACCAGCAGCGCCCCGCTGGAACAACTGGTGCAGGAGGGGCTGTTTGGCCGCCAGCTGCTCTATGCCTTGCAGGCGTGCGAGCTGTGGCTGCCGGGGCTGCGGGAGCGCGCGGCGGATCTGCCGGGCCTTATCAGCCAGCAGTTGGCGGCGCAGGGGCGCGAGCCGGTGCGCCAGTTCAGTCCGGCGGCCCTCGATTGTCTGCTCGCCTATCCCTGGCCCGGCAATCTGGGGGAGCTGCGCAGCGCCGTCGAGCATGCGCTGCTTCATGCCGGTCAGGGGCCGATCCCGCCCGAGGCGCTGCCCGCCGCCATTCGGCACGGCTATCAGCGGGTGGCCGACGAGGTGGTGGGACAACCGCTGCTCACGCTGGCGGAGCTGGAGCGGCAAGCCATCTTGCGCTGCGCTCACGCCTGCAAGGGGCAGGTGAGCCAGATGGCCCAGCATCTTGGCATCAGCCGTACCACCCTCTGGCGGCGGCTCAAGCTGCTCGAGATCGATCCCGCCGACTATCACGGCTGA
- a CDS encoding glycerol dehydrogenase, giving the protein MDRIIISPSKYVQGNGALANIGNYVKALGSKPLILADAFVTKLVGDTVATSFHGAGIKPEFDCFNGECSRPEIDRLLARCQQTPFDVIIGIGGGKTLDTAKSVAFYQKVPVVIVPTIASTDAPTSALAVIYTPEGQFSEYLMIPTNPNMVIMDTGVVSRAPVRLLVSGMGDALSTYFEARANKVSGCQTMAGGASTLAAQAIAELCYKTLLADGYKAKLAVEQGLCTKAVENIIEANTYLSGIGFESSGLAAAHAIHNGLTQLAECHHLYHGEKVAFGTLVQLVLENAPMAEIETVLGFCRSVGLPTNLHMMGVKELDMARLMEVAKASTAEGETIHNMPFKVTAEDVLAAIVTAHQLGL; this is encoded by the coding sequence ATGGACCGCATTATCATCAGCCCCAGCAAATACGTACAAGGCAACGGGGCCCTCGCCAATATCGGCAACTACGTCAAGGCGCTCGGCAGCAAGCCGCTTATTCTGGCTGACGCCTTCGTCACCAAGCTGGTAGGCGATACCGTGGCCACCAGCTTCCACGGCGCGGGGATCAAGCCGGAGTTCGACTGCTTCAACGGCGAGTGCTCCCGCCCCGAGATCGACCGCCTGCTGGCCCGCTGCCAGCAGACCCCGTTTGACGTCATCATCGGCATCGGCGGCGGCAAAACGCTGGATACCGCCAAGTCGGTCGCCTTCTACCAGAAGGTGCCGGTGGTCATAGTGCCCACCATCGCCTCCACCGATGCCCCCACCAGCGCGCTGGCGGTCATCTACACCCCGGAGGGGCAGTTCAGCGAATACCTGATGATCCCGACCAACCCCAACATGGTCATCATGGATACCGGCGTGGTCTCCCGCGCCCCGGTGCGGCTGTTGGTCTCCGGCATGGGGGATGCGCTCTCCACCTACTTCGAGGCGCGCGCCAACAAGGTTTCCGGTTGCCAGACCATGGCCGGTGGCGCCTCCACGCTGGCGGCGCAGGCCATCGCCGAGCTCTGCTACAAGACTCTGCTGGCCGATGGCTACAAAGCCAAGCTGGCGGTAGAGCAGGGGCTCTGCACCAAGGCGGTGGAGAACATCATCGAGGCCAACACCTACCTGAGCGGTATCGGCTTCGAGAGCAGCGGGCTGGCCGCCGCCCACGCCATCCACAACGGCCTGACCCAGCTCGCCGAGTGTCACCACCTCTATCACGGTGAGAAAGTTGCGTTCGGTACCCTGGTGCAGTTGGTGCTGGAGAATGCGCCGATGGCGGAGATTGAAACCGTGCTGGGCTTCTGCCGCTCGGTGGGCCTGCCGACCAACCTGCATATGATGGGGGTCAAGGAGCTGGATATGGCGCGCCTGATGGAGGTGGCCAAAGCCTCCACCGCCGAGGGCGAAACCATCCACAATATGCCGTTCAAGGTCACCGCCGAGGATGTGCTCGCGGCCATCGTCACCGCCCACCAGCTGGGGCTGTAA
- the dhaM gene encoding dihydroxyacetone kinase phosphoryl donor subunit DhaM codes for MIGIVVVSHSAMLAAGLKALADQLGSPARLLLAAGVDDPDHPIGTDAIAVMSAIEEADDGSGVLVLMDLGSALLSAETALELLPPELSARVRLCPAPLVEGTLAAVVAAGSGLTLDEVAAEALGALGPKQAMLPASAAQAATETAPVADDGWLRCEVVVDNPHGLHVRPAARLVAALKPFAAELKLQKGDKEANPRSLTRLAMLNVRQGDQLTLLARGEDATAALTCFQQLAAERFGD; via the coding sequence ATGATCGGAATCGTAGTGGTCTCTCACAGCGCCATGCTGGCGGCCGGTTTGAAAGCGCTGGCCGACCAGCTCGGCAGCCCGGCCAGATTGCTGCTGGCGGCCGGGGTCGATGACCCCGACCACCCCATCGGTACCGACGCCATCGCGGTGATGAGTGCGATTGAAGAAGCGGACGACGGCAGCGGCGTGCTGGTGCTGATGGACTTGGGCAGTGCCCTCTTGAGCGCCGAGACCGCCCTCGAACTGCTGCCCCCGGAGCTGAGCGCACGGGTGCGACTCTGCCCCGCCCCGCTGGTCGAAGGTACTCTGGCCGCCGTGGTGGCGGCCGGTTCCGGCCTGACGCTGGATGAAGTGGCCGCCGAGGCGCTCGGCGCGCTGGGCCCGAAACAGGCGATGCTGCCTGCCAGCGCGGCGCAGGCCGCCACCGAGACAGCCCCCGTTGCCGACGACGGCTGGCTGCGCTGCGAGGTGGTGGTGGATAACCCCCACGGCCTGCATGTGCGCCCCGCCGCCCGACTGGTGGCCGCTCTCAAGCCCTTTGCCGCTGAACTCAAGCTGCAAAAGGGGGACAAAGAGGCCAATCCCCGCAGCCTGACCCGGCTCGCCATGCTCAACGTGCGTCAGGGCGACCAGCTCACCCTGCTGGCGCGCGGCGAGGATGCCACCGCCGCACTGACCTGCTTCCAGCAGCTGGCCGCCGAGCGCTTTGGCGACTGA
- the dhaL gene encoding dihydroxyacetone kinase subunit DhaL has protein sequence MLSKHQIVNWLLDCEHIFTEQRDYLTALDTDIGDGDHGLNMQRGFAKVAEKLPAVADKDIGQVLKTTGMTLLSSVGGASGPLYGTFFIRAAASSDACQSLSLSQLCKMLSDGVEGIVSRGRAEPGDKTMCDAWWPALAALQQAQQQELPLNEALDKAVAAAAAGTEATIQMQARKGRASYLGERSIGHQDAGATSTLLLLTALRDRARL, from the coding sequence ATGCTAAGCAAACACCAAATCGTCAACTGGCTGCTCGACTGTGAACACATCTTTACCGAGCAGCGTGACTACCTCACCGCGCTGGATACCGATATCGGCGACGGCGACCACGGCCTCAACATGCAGCGGGGCTTCGCCAAGGTGGCCGAGAAGCTGCCGGCGGTAGCGGACAAGGATATCGGGCAGGTGCTGAAAACCACCGGCATGACCCTGCTCTCCTCGGTCGGTGGCGCCAGCGGCCCGCTCTACGGCACCTTCTTTATCCGGGCCGCGGCCAGCAGCGATGCCTGCCAGAGCCTCAGCCTCAGCCAGCTGTGCAAGATGCTGAGCGACGGGGTCGAGGGGATCGTCTCCCGCGGCCGCGCCGAGCCGGGCGACAAGACCATGTGCGATGCCTGGTGGCCGGCACTTGCCGCCCTGCAGCAGGCACAGCAGCAAGAGTTGCCGCTCAATGAAGCGCTGGATAAGGCAGTAGCGGCCGCCGCTGCCGGTACCGAGGCCACCATCCAGATGCAGGCCCGCAAGGGGCGCGCCAGCTATCTTGGCGAGCGCAGCATCGGCCATCAGGATGCCGGGGCCACCTCGACCCTGCTGCTGCTGACCGCCCTGCGTGACAGAGCGAGGTTGTGA
- the dhaK gene encoding dihydroxyacetone kinase subunit DhaK, which produces MKKLINAVDAVVREQLMGMAAAHPELKVRIEPHYITRADSPVMGKVALVSGGGSGHEPMHGGLVGKGMLDGACPGEIFTSPTPDQMYECGQAVDGGAGVLFLVKNYTGDVLNFETAVELLHGDGVKVGFALIDDDVAVKDSLYTAGRRGVATTVLCEKLVGAAAEAGYDLARCEALARRINNQSRTIGVAMHACTVPAAGKPSFTLADNELEFGVGIHGEPGIERRPFTDLNTLVDDMFSELADNTPYGRTLRHWDRTSGSWQEEHTFIEPLNKGDRVIALVNSLGGTPISELYGVYGRLATLCEEAGIHLVRNLIGPYCTSLDMTGISITLLKVDDELMTLWDAPVHTPALRRGC; this is translated from the coding sequence ATGAAGAAACTGATCAATGCCGTCGATGCCGTGGTCCGTGAACAACTGATGGGGATGGCAGCCGCCCACCCCGAGCTCAAGGTACGTATCGAACCCCACTACATCACCCGCGCCGACTCCCCCGTGATGGGCAAGGTGGCGCTGGTCTCCGGCGGTGGCAGCGGCCACGAGCCGATGCACGGCGGTCTAGTGGGCAAAGGGATGCTGGATGGCGCCTGCCCCGGCGAGATTTTTACTTCCCCGACCCCGGATCAGATGTACGAGTGCGGTCAGGCCGTTGATGGCGGCGCGGGCGTGCTGTTTCTGGTGAAGAACTACACCGGGGACGTGCTCAACTTCGAGACCGCAGTCGAGCTGCTGCACGGCGATGGTGTAAAAGTGGGCTTCGCCCTGATCGATGACGACGTGGCGGTCAAAGATAGCCTCTACACCGCCGGTCGCCGTGGCGTTGCCACGACCGTGCTGTGCGAGAAGCTGGTCGGTGCCGCCGCCGAGGCGGGCTACGATCTGGCACGTTGCGAGGCGCTGGCCCGTCGCATCAACAACCAGAGCCGCACCATAGGCGTGGCCATGCATGCCTGCACCGTGCCGGCCGCTGGCAAGCCCTCCTTCACTCTGGCGGACAACGAGCTGGAGTTCGGCGTCGGTATCCACGGCGAGCCGGGCATCGAGCGCCGCCCCTTCACCGACCTCAATACTCTGGTGGACGACATGTTCAGCGAGCTTGCTGACAATACCCCCTATGGCCGCACCCTGCGCCACTGGGATCGCACCAGCGGCAGCTGGCAGGAAGAGCACACCTTTATCGAACCGCTCAACAAGGGCGATCGGGTTATCGCACTGGTCAACAGCCTGGGCGGCACCCCGATTTCAGAGCTGTATGGTGTCTATGGTCGCCTTGCCACCCTGTGCGAAGAGGCGGGCATCCATCTGGTGCGCAACCTGATCGGCCCCTACTGCACCTCCCTCGACATGACCGGCATCTCCATTACCCTGCTCAAGGTGGATGACGAGCTGATGACCCTGTGGGATGCCCCTGTTCACACCCCCGCCCTGCGTCGCGGCTGCTAA
- a CDS encoding NCS2 family permease produces MAKQDMAAQTGTGGFLDSYFSISARGSSVRQELVAGLTTFLAMVYSIIVVPNMLGAAGFEQGPVFVATCLIAAFGSLLMGLWAKLPMAIGCAISLTAFTAFSLVLGQGLSIPVALGAIFLMGVLFTLISVTGVRQWILDNLPSGIAHGTGIGIGLFLLLIATNGVGMVIKNEGAGLPVQLGEVTAFPVIMTVLGLAAIFGLERRKVPGGILMVIIAISILGLIFDPKVTWQGFFAMPSLTGEKGSLVGSMDLLGALNPVVIPTVLALVMTAVFDATGTIRAVAGQAGLINERGHIISGGKALTADSVSSMVAGAVGGAPAAVYIESAAGTAAGGKTGLTAALVGVLFLLMIFLSPLSYLVPAYATAPALMYVGLLMLGNVTKLDFSDSVDALSGMLCAVFIVLTCNIVTGIMLGFVALVIGRLFAAEWKKLNVGTVIIAVALVVFYAGGWAI; encoded by the coding sequence ATGGCAAAGCAAGATATGGCCGCCCAAACAGGGACTGGCGGCTTTCTGGACTCTTATTTTTCCATTTCTGCGCGCGGCAGCAGCGTGCGTCAGGAGCTGGTCGCGGGGCTGACCACCTTCCTGGCGATGGTCTACAGCATCATAGTGGTGCCGAACATGCTGGGTGCTGCCGGCTTTGAGCAGGGCCCGGTGTTTGTGGCCACCTGTTTGATCGCCGCCTTCGGCTCCCTGCTGATGGGGCTGTGGGCCAAGCTGCCGATGGCCATCGGTTGCGCCATCTCCCTCACCGCCTTTACCGCGTTCAGTCTGGTACTGGGTCAGGGACTGAGTATTCCGGTCGCGCTGGGTGCCATCTTCCTGATGGGGGTGCTGTTCACCCTGATCAGCGTCACCGGCGTGCGCCAGTGGATCCTGGATAACCTCCCCTCCGGCATCGCCCACGGTACTGGCATCGGTATCGGCCTGTTCCTGCTGCTGATCGCCACCAACGGCGTCGGCATGGTGATCAAGAACGAAGGGGCCGGTCTGCCGGTACAACTCGGTGAGGTCACCGCCTTCCCGGTCATCATGACGGTGCTGGGTCTGGCCGCCATCTTCGGTCTGGAGCGTCGCAAGGTGCCGGGCGGCATCCTGATGGTGATTATCGCCATCTCCATCCTCGGTCTTATCTTCGACCCGAAAGTAACCTGGCAGGGCTTCTTCGCCATGCCGAGCCTGACTGGCGAGAAGGGCTCACTGGTAGGCAGCATGGATCTGCTGGGCGCCCTCAATCCGGTGGTCATTCCGACCGTGCTGGCGCTGGTGATGACCGCCGTGTTTGACGCCACCGGTACCATCCGTGCCGTGGCCGGTCAGGCAGGCCTTATCAACGAACGTGGCCACATCATCAGCGGCGGCAAAGCCCTGACTGCCGACTCCGTCAGCAGCATGGTGGCAGGCGCCGTCGGTGGCGCTCCGGCTGCCGTTTACATCGAATCTGCCGCAGGCACTGCGGCTGGCGGCAAGACCGGTCTGACCGCCGCTCTGGTCGGCGTGCTGTTCCTGCTGATGATCTTCCTCTCCCCGCTGAGCTATCTGGTACCGGCTTACGCTACCGCACCGGCGCTGATGTACGTCGGTCTGCTGATGCTGGGCAACGTCACCAAGCTGGACTTCAGCGACTCGGTCGATGCGCTCTCCGGCATGCTGTGCGCCGTCTTCATCGTGCTGACCTGCAACATCGTGACTGGCATCATGCTGGGCTTCGTGGCGCTGGTCATCGGTCGCCTGTTCGCTGCCGAGTGGAAGAAGCTGAACGTCGGCACCGTTATCATCGCCGTGGCGCTGGTAGTCTTCTACGCCGGTGGCTGGGCTATCTAA
- the cspE gene encoding transcription antiterminator/RNA stability regulator CspE, which yields MSKVTGTVKFFNSEKGFGFISPVDGSKDVFVHFSAIQTPGFKTLDEGQRVEFTIEQGQKGPAAANVVAL from the coding sequence ATGTCTAAAGTGACTGGTACCGTTAAGTTCTTCAACTCCGAGAAAGGTTTTGGTTTCATCTCCCCGGTTGATGGCAGCAAAGATGTGTTCGTTCACTTCTCCGCCATCCAGACCCCGGGTTTCAAAACCCTGGACGAAGGTCAGCGCGTTGAGTTCACCATCGAGCAAGGCCAGAAAGGCCCGGCTGCTGCCAACGTAGTAGCTCTGTAA
- the yjbD gene encoding DUF3811 domain-containing protein encodes MKKLEMKDLTEAEKAEIALMLQKAQANADHQLTNGERNKIREEGRLKIVADRAEAAKAASKLAREKAKERAKNQALPETFSWIDSVSNKFRSKR; translated from the coding sequence ATGAAAAAGCTGGAAATGAAAGATCTGACCGAGGCTGAAAAAGCCGAGATAGCCCTGATGCTGCAAAAGGCGCAAGCCAATGCCGATCACCAGCTGACCAATGGCGAGCGGAACAAGATCCGTGAAGAGGGTCGCCTGAAGATTGTGGCCGACCGCGCCGAAGCGGCCAAGGCAGCCTCCAAGCTGGCGCGGGAGAAAGCCAAAGAACGCGCCAAGAATCAGGCATTGCCAGAAACCTTCAGCTGGATAGATTCGGTCAGCAACAAATTTCGCAGCAAACGCTGA
- a CDS encoding cation diffusion facilitator family transporter yields MSRKTRAAMVSVCSNVSLITMKLVAGFASGSVSIISEAIHSAMDLVAALIALFAVKKSDLPPDDRHPYGHDKIENVSGVIEALLILLAAGWIIFEAVDKILQPTAIESIGWGVLVMVISALVNSGVSAYLYKVAREEESVALAADALHLKADVLTSAGVAVGLGGIWLAGLFGHSLAILDPLVAIGVALFIVREAIGMLNEAFQPLIDESMSPEELAMTSRIITECCPSASGFHDLRSRRAGRRRHIDFHLTLPPEMSIGEAHDICDRIEHAIMAELPHAIVLIHVEPDEALTEAQLTLS; encoded by the coding sequence ATGAGCAGAAAAACCAGAGCAGCCATGGTATCGGTCTGTTCCAATGTCAGCCTGATCACCATGAAACTGGTAGCCGGATTTGCCAGCGGCTCGGTCAGTATTATCTCGGAGGCCATCCACTCCGCCATGGATCTGGTGGCCGCCCTGATCGCCCTGTTCGCCGTGAAAAAGTCCGATCTGCCTCCCGATGATCGCCACCCCTATGGTCACGACAAGATAGAGAACGTCTCCGGCGTCATCGAAGCACTGCTGATCCTGCTCGCCGCGGGCTGGATCATCTTCGAGGCAGTCGACAAGATCCTGCAACCAACCGCCATCGAAAGCATCGGCTGGGGTGTGCTGGTGATGGTGATCTCGGCGCTGGTCAACAGCGGCGTCTCAGCCTACCTCTACAAGGTGGCCCGGGAAGAGGAGTCGGTTGCACTGGCGGCTGACGCTCTGCATCTCAAGGCGGATGTGCTCACCTCTGCCGGTGTTGCGGTCGGCCTTGGCGGGATCTGGCTGGCCGGTCTGTTTGGCCACTCTCTCGCCATACTCGACCCGCTGGTTGCCATCGGGGTTGCCCTGTTTATCGTCAGAGAGGCGATCGGCATGCTCAATGAGGCCTTCCAGCCGCTGATCGACGAGAGCATGAGCCCGGAAGAGCTGGCCATGACCAGCCGCATCATTACCGAATGCTGTCCGAGCGCCAGCGGCTTCCACGACCTGCGCAGTCGCCGTGCCGGCCGCCGCCGCCATATCGACTTTCACCTCACCCTGCCACCCGAGATGAGCATTGGTGAAGCCCACGATATCTGCGACCGGATCGAGCACGCCATCATGGCGGAGCTGCCCCACGCCATCGTGCTGATCCATGTCGAACCGGATGAGGCACTGACAGAAGCGCAGCTCACTCTCAGCTGA
- a CDS encoding single-stranded DNA-binding protein yields the protein MASRGINKVILIGNLGQDPEVRYMPSGGAVTNITLATSETWRDKQTGEQKERTEWHRVVFMGKLAEVAGEYLKKGSQVYVEGKLQTRKWQDQSGQERYTTEVLVDSFTGVMQMLGGRPQGGQGMGQNMGGQQGGWGQPQQAMQQPMNQQRPAAAPQQNMQQQGGYGRPAQQPQSAPPVYNEPPMDFDDDIPF from the coding sequence ATGGCCAGTCGAGGCATCAATAAAGTCATTCTGATCGGTAACCTCGGGCAAGACCCGGAAGTACGCTACATGCCGAGTGGCGGTGCTGTGACCAACATTACTCTGGCCACCTCTGAAACCTGGCGCGACAAGCAGACCGGTGAGCAGAAAGAGCGCACCGAGTGGCACCGCGTCGTCTTCATGGGCAAGCTGGCCGAAGTGGCTGGCGAGTACCTGAAGAAAGGCTCCCAGGTTTATGTCGAAGGCAAACTGCAGACTCGCAAGTGGCAGGATCAGAGCGGCCAGGAGCGCTACACCACGGAAGTACTGGTCGACAGCTTCACCGGTGTCATGCAGATGCTGGGTGGCCGTCCGCAAGGCGGTCAGGGCATGGGCCAGAACATGGGTGGCCAGCAAGGTGGCTGGGGTCAACCGCAGCAAGCCATGCAGCAGCCGATGAACCAGCAGCGTCCGGCCGCCGCTCCGCAGCAAAACATGCAGCAGCAGGGTGGCTACGGCCGTCCGGCTCAGCAGCCCCAGTCTGCCCCGCCGGTCTACAACGAGCCGCCGATGGATTTCGACGACGACATCCCGTTCTAA